A genomic segment from Luteibacter aegosomatis encodes:
- a CDS encoding non-ribosomal peptide synthetase: protein MTPQELAAATAVDYDPFAGAPLTRLVPTTAAQREVWLASRLEPEASLAYNEAVTITFRGLPDVPALEGALQDVVDRHEALRATFSGDGEGMFIAERLTLPLAFHDLSLLPPFESDARIMHAYSRIVTTPFDLEHGPLVRAELFRLGDDRHILTIAAHHIVCDGWSFGVIVRDLAALYAQRLDQGTGPAPAGAFSNFALAEAAHGGTEAARGDERYWLDRFAGAAPVLDLPTDRSRPRRRTFASRREDRMLDAAELAAIRQLGAGHKASLYATLLTGFAVLLHRLAGQDDVVIGIPTAGQAAEGLDTLVGHAVNVLPLRARVADDVSFGTLLRTVRGDLLDAFEHQRYTLGSLLGHLSLARDPSRLPLVSVLFNLDARLDESTARFPALRFDVDAVPREYENFELFINAVQTGDGLRLECQYNADLFDGATVQGWLDAYATLLREAARAPDTVATALPVVSDAVYRELAALQPAPTPFPELRLAHEFFEQQVDRAPERAAVRHADRSLTYAALESRANRIANALRDRDIGHGDLVGLCLGRGVDMLAAVLGTLKAGAGYVPLDPAFPADRLAFMASDASLAALVVDDATPPAFEFDASRVMSLDSDEVAYASFHRPERDRRAGTPDSVAYVIFTSGSTGRPKGVRVPHRSAANFLTSMQRVPGIAPDDRLVAVTTLSFDIAFMELLLPLTSGAEVVVAGRDDVRDGAQLRRLIEESDATMMQATPAGWRLLVDAGWTGRPAFRAISGGEPLPVDLAEALLDRCGEVWNGYGPTETTVYSTFWRVSDPREGIYIGRPIANTTVHVLDAHGNHCPLGVPGEIHIGGAGVTLGYLERPELTAERFVADPWSETPDSRMYRTGDKGRWLANGLLEHLGRLDFQIKVRGYRIEPGEIEAVLADAPELSRVLVMAREDRPGDVRLVAYVVPRDGASVQEDALRARLRTRLPEYMLPQHIVVLEAMPLLPNGKTDRKALPPPMGHAVSSPGERVAPRTETERRVASAMEAVLCLPDMDVRDDFFALGGHSLLAAQLTARLNREFGIALSFRTLFDAPTIEHLATAIDSLSGTEAEAIAPIAHRDAQDRAPLSLMQRRLWALEKMHPGRVTYNAPSAHRLRGILDEHAFEMAFRALIQRQPSMRTSFHDEGGDLVQVVRPQLDHRLFPAEDLSHLPSEERETRLMERLQQLTDTPFDLGTAPLFSARMFRLADDEHALFFMPHHIIWDGWSFDVLYNELSALYRAFAAGQASPLAPLPVTYGDFAEWHSQWLETPAFQSQLGFWRDRLARMGAIRPLPTDHPRRPGMSGLGRTEWIHVDHETTDAMHEVARQADATLNMTLLALYYAMLSSSAGQRDLVVGTPVRGRNQTELESVMGYFNNLLPLHVHVDPALSFVEFVRQVKRTAIEAFGHPDVPLEYLQRELKIGHGNGATLYQALFSFQDARQRNVDWGGLAHEQILLFQSAATEDMGLWFLENHAGMVGGVTYNADLLQASTARLMRERYLGMMQAVIRDPAIAVGRLVAATGDERGRMNEWNMASAEAPAELIETFDARVAASPDAIALRHAGKAISYATLYADSLRLTRALAERGAAPGVAVGICVDPGEARLAALLATMRTGATALLLDRADPVARLRDVLADAHATLMVGDSALEAMLDWPADCALWLDAHLPEDDDALLPFAALTSETTLLAWHGVDADGRAHGAALSRDATARIVDALGRLIAPAPGETLSGDALPGDPFSALAPLVALAHGATWVDDAARVADTHFASADGWTVRIRRGNDAWNVFGDPAIAPVATVGRLERGGDTLHEGRPIPGCGVWIVDEDGEPCPIGAAGGIVVSGPATATPFGQRARHDAPTSATRPTGYTGRWLAEGHVQVLGREDRRMRRHGMDLEPAAIESLLLAQPGIVKALAVTRRDGDGRVRVDAYAVAAPGTPVDEEQLRAALATALPAWAMPAHLVTLDAFPLLAHGDVDVDALPIPTGAVAGLAEADVTPATDSERLLASVWQELLGMSRVRTSDNFFDVGGHSLLAVDMATRVQKLTGVQMNLLDIANGTLGTLAADLALAKPTSSPPKQRGFFSRLLHRG, encoded by the coding sequence ATGACGCCGCAAGAGCTGGCCGCCGCCACGGCGGTCGACTACGACCCGTTCGCCGGCGCGCCGCTGACGCGCCTCGTGCCGACGACGGCCGCGCAGCGAGAGGTGTGGCTGGCATCCCGGCTGGAGCCGGAAGCCTCCCTGGCTTACAACGAAGCCGTGACGATCACGTTCAGGGGCTTGCCCGACGTGCCGGCCCTCGAAGGCGCGCTGCAGGACGTGGTGGACCGCCACGAAGCCCTGCGCGCCACCTTCAGCGGCGACGGCGAGGGTATGTTCATTGCCGAGCGGCTCACCTTGCCGCTGGCCTTCCACGACCTTTCGCTGCTGCCGCCCTTCGAGAGCGACGCGCGGATCATGCATGCCTATTCGCGCATCGTGACCACGCCGTTCGACCTGGAGCACGGTCCGCTGGTCCGCGCCGAGCTGTTCCGCCTCGGCGACGACCGCCACATCCTGACCATCGCCGCGCACCATATCGTGTGCGACGGCTGGTCGTTCGGCGTGATCGTGCGCGATCTCGCCGCCCTTTACGCGCAGCGGCTGGACCAGGGCACGGGCCCCGCTCCCGCCGGCGCGTTCTCGAACTTCGCGTTGGCCGAGGCGGCGCACGGGGGAACGGAAGCGGCACGGGGGGACGAAAGGTACTGGCTCGACCGCTTCGCCGGCGCGGCGCCCGTACTGGACCTTCCCACCGACCGCTCGCGCCCGCGACGCCGTACGTTCGCCTCACGGCGCGAAGACCGCATGCTCGATGCCGCCGAACTGGCGGCCATCCGGCAACTCGGCGCCGGCCACAAGGCCAGCCTCTACGCCACCCTGCTGACCGGCTTCGCGGTGCTGCTGCACCGCCTCGCCGGACAGGATGACGTGGTGATCGGCATCCCCACCGCCGGCCAGGCGGCCGAAGGGCTCGACACCCTGGTGGGGCACGCCGTCAACGTGCTGCCGCTGCGCGCGCGGGTGGCCGACGACGTGTCGTTCGGCACGCTGCTGCGCACGGTGCGCGGCGACCTGCTCGACGCCTTCGAACATCAGCGCTACACCCTCGGCAGCCTGCTCGGCCACCTCTCGCTCGCGCGCGATCCCTCGCGCCTGCCGCTGGTGTCGGTGCTGTTCAACCTCGATGCCCGCCTGGACGAAAGCACCGCGCGTTTTCCGGCCCTGCGTTTCGACGTGGACGCGGTGCCGCGCGAGTACGAAAACTTCGAGCTTTTCATCAACGCGGTGCAGACCGGCGATGGCCTGCGCCTGGAATGCCAGTACAACGCCGACCTCTTCGACGGCGCCACCGTGCAGGGCTGGCTCGACGCCTATGCCACGCTGCTTCGCGAAGCGGCTCGCGCACCGGACACCGTCGCCACCGCGCTGCCCGTGGTGTCCGACGCGGTCTATCGCGAACTGGCCGCCCTGCAACCGGCACCCACGCCGTTTCCCGAATTGCGCCTGGCGCACGAGTTCTTCGAGCAGCAGGTGGACCGCGCACCGGAACGCGCCGCGGTGCGCCACGCCGATCGCTCGCTGACCTACGCGGCACTGGAGTCGCGCGCCAACCGGATCGCCAACGCGTTGCGCGACCGCGACATCGGCCACGGCGACCTCGTGGGCCTGTGCCTGGGCCGTGGCGTGGACATGCTCGCCGCCGTGCTCGGCACGCTCAAGGCCGGCGCGGGCTACGTGCCGCTCGATCCGGCCTTTCCCGCCGACCGCCTCGCCTTCATGGCCAGCGATGCCTCGCTGGCCGCCCTCGTGGTCGACGACGCCACGCCGCCCGCTTTCGAGTTCGACGCCTCGCGCGTGATGTCGTTGGACAGCGACGAGGTGGCCTACGCTTCGTTCCATCGTCCCGAGCGCGATCGTCGCGCCGGCACGCCGGATTCGGTCGCCTACGTGATCTTCACCTCCGGTTCCACGGGCCGCCCCAAAGGCGTGCGCGTGCCGCACCGCTCCGCGGCCAACTTCCTCACCTCGATGCAGCGCGTGCCGGGCATCGCGCCGGACGACCGTCTCGTGGCGGTGACCACGCTGTCGTTCGACATCGCTTTCATGGAACTGCTGCTGCCGCTCACCAGCGGCGCCGAGGTGGTGGTAGCAGGGCGCGACGACGTGCGCGACGGCGCCCAGCTGCGCCGCCTCATCGAAGAAAGCGATGCCACCATGATGCAAGCCACGCCCGCCGGCTGGCGCCTGCTGGTCGACGCGGGCTGGACGGGGCGCCCCGCGTTTCGCGCCATCTCCGGCGGCGAGCCGCTGCCGGTGGACCTGGCCGAAGCCCTGCTCGACCGCTGCGGCGAAGTGTGGAACGGCTACGGCCCCACCGAGACCACGGTGTACTCCACGTTCTGGCGGGTATCCGATCCGCGCGAGGGCATCTACATCGGTCGTCCGATCGCCAACACCACCGTGCACGTGCTCGACGCGCACGGCAACCATTGCCCGCTCGGCGTGCCGGGCGAGATCCACATCGGCGGCGCGGGAGTCACCCTGGGCTACCTCGAGCGTCCCGAACTCACGGCCGAGCGTTTCGTGGCCGATCCCTGGTCGGAAACGCCGGACAGCCGCATGTACCGCACCGGCGACAAGGGTCGCTGGCTGGCCAACGGCCTGCTCGAACACCTCGGCCGCCTCGATTTCCAGATCAAGGTGCGCGGTTACCGCATCGAGCCGGGCGAGATCGAAGCCGTGCTCGCCGACGCGCCCGAGCTGTCGCGCGTGCTGGTGATGGCCCGCGAAGACAGGCCCGGCGACGTGCGCCTGGTCGCCTACGTGGTGCCGCGCGACGGGGCCAGCGTGCAGGAGGACGCGCTGCGCGCACGCCTGCGCACGCGTCTGCCCGAATACATGCTGCCGCAACACATCGTGGTGCTCGAGGCGATGCCGCTGCTGCCCAACGGCAAGACCGACCGCAAGGCGCTGCCGCCGCCGATGGGTCACGCGGTGTCGTCGCCCGGCGAGCGCGTCGCCCCGCGTACCGAAACCGAACGCCGCGTGGCGTCGGCGATGGAGGCGGTCCTCTGCCTTCCGGACATGGACGTGCGCGACGACTTCTTCGCCCTGGGCGGTCACTCGCTGCTGGCCGCGCAGCTCACCGCGCGCCTCAACCGCGAGTTCGGCATCGCGCTGTCGTTCCGCACGCTGTTCGACGCGCCCACCATCGAGCACCTCGCCACCGCCATCGATTCGCTCTCGGGCACCGAAGCCGAGGCCATCGCGCCGATCGCCCATCGCGACGCGCAGGACCGCGCACCGCTATCGCTCATGCAGCGCCGTCTGTGGGCACTGGAAAAAATGCATCCCGGCCGGGTGACCTATAACGCGCCGTCGGCCCATCGGCTGCGCGGCATCCTCGACGAACACGCTTTCGAGATGGCCTTCCGGGCGCTGATCCAGCGCCAGCCTTCCATGCGCACGTCGTTCCACGACGAGGGCGGCGACCTCGTGCAGGTGGTGCGACCGCAGCTCGACCATCGCCTTTTCCCGGCCGAAGATCTCAGCCACCTGCCTTCCGAAGAACGCGAAACGCGCCTGATGGAGCGCCTGCAGCAACTCACCGACACGCCGTTCGACCTCGGCACCGCGCCGCTCTTCAGCGCGCGCATGTTCCGCCTGGCCGACGACGAACACGCGCTGTTCTTCATGCCGCACCACATCATCTGGGACGGCTGGTCGTTCGACGTCCTCTACAACGAACTGTCGGCGCTCTATCGCGCGTTCGCCGCCGGCCAGGCCTCGCCGCTCGCGCCCCTGCCGGTCACCTACGGCGACTTCGCCGAATGGCATTCGCAGTGGTTGGAGACGCCGGCGTTCCAGTCGCAGCTGGGTTTCTGGCGCGACCGCCTGGCCCGCATGGGCGCGATCCGCCCGTTGCCGACCGACCATCCGCGGCGGCCCGGCATGTCCGGTCTGGGCCGCACGGAGTGGATCCACGTCGACCACGAGACCACCGACGCCATGCACGAGGTGGCGCGACAGGCCGACGCCACGCTCAACATGACCCTGCTCGCGCTCTACTACGCGATGCTCTCCAGCTCCGCCGGGCAGCGCGACCTCGTGGTCGGCACGCCCGTGCGCGGACGCAACCAGACCGAACTCGAGTCGGTCATGGGCTACTTCAACAACCTGCTGCCGCTGCACGTGCACGTGGACCCGGCGCTGTCGTTCGTGGAGTTCGTGCGCCAGGTCAAGCGCACCGCCATCGAGGCCTTCGGTCATCCCGACGTGCCGCTGGAATACCTCCAGCGCGAACTCAAGATCGGCCACGGCAACGGCGCCACGCTCTACCAGGCCCTGTTCTCGTTCCAGGACGCCCGCCAGCGCAACGTCGATTGGGGTGGCCTCGCCCATGAGCAGATCCTGCTGTTCCAGAGCGCGGCCACCGAAGACATGGGCCTGTGGTTCCTCGAGAACCACGCCGGCATGGTCGGCGGCGTGACCTACAACGCCGACCTGCTGCAGGCCAGTACGGCCAGGCTCATGCGCGAGCGCTACCTGGGCATGATGCAGGCCGTGATCCGCGACCCGGCGATCGCGGTGGGCCGTCTCGTCGCGGCCACCGGCGACGAGCGCGGTCGCATGAACGAATGGAACATGGCCTCGGCGGAAGCGCCGGCCGAACTGATCGAAACCTTCGATGCCCGCGTCGCCGCGTCGCCCGACGCGATCGCGCTTCGCCACGCGGGCAAGGCCATCAGCTACGCCACGCTGTACGCGGACAGCTTGCGCCTGACCCGCGCGCTCGCCGAACGGGGCGCGGCGCCGGGCGTGGCCGTGGGCATCTGCGTCGATCCGGGCGAAGCCCGCCTTGCCGCGCTGCTGGCCACGATGCGCACGGGTGCCACGGCCCTGCTGCTCGATCGCGCCGATCCGGTCGCGCGATTGCGCGATGTCCTCGCCGACGCGCACGCGACCCTCATGGTGGGCGACTCGGCGCTGGAAGCCATGCTCGATTGGCCCGCCGACTGCGCTCTCTGGCTCGATGCGCACCTGCCCGAGGACGACGACGCGCTGCTGCCGTTCGCGGCGCTCACGTCGGAGACCACCCTGCTCGCCTGGCACGGCGTCGACGCCGACGGTCGCGCGCATGGTGCCGCGCTGTCGCGCGACGCCACCGCACGCATCGTCGACGCCCTCGGTCGGCTGATCGCGCCCGCACCGGGCGAGACGCTATCGGGCGACGCGTTGCCAGGCGACCCGTTCTCGGCCCTCGCGCCGCTGGTCGCACTCGCGCACGGGGCAACCTGGGTCGACGACGCCGCACGGGTCGCCGACACGCATTTCGCCTCGGCCGACGGCTGGACGGTCCGCATCCGGCGCGGTAACGACGCGTGGAACGTCTTCGGCGATCCGGCCATCGCGCCGGTCGCCACCGTCGGGCGGCTCGAGCGTGGCGGCGATACGCTCCATGAGGGCCGACCGATTCCCGGCTGCGGTGTCTGGATCGTGGACGAGGACGGCGAGCCTTGCCCGATCGGCGCGGCAGGCGGCATCGTGGTGAGCGGCCCCGCCACCGCGACGCCGTTTGGACAGCGCGCACGCCATGACGCACCCACGAGTGCGACGCGGCCCACCGGATACACCGGACGCTGGCTGGCCGAGGGCCATGTCCAGGTGCTCGGACGTGAAGATCGCCGCATGCGCCGCCATGGCATGGACCTGGAACCCGCGGCGATCGAAAGCCTGCTGCTAGCGCAACCCGGCATCGTCAAGGCCCTGGCCGTGACCCGCCGCGACGGCGACGGCCGCGTGCGGGTGGATGCCTACGCGGTCGCCGCGCCCGGCACGCCGGTCGACGAAGAACAGCTTCGCGCGGCCCTCGCCACCGCGCTGCCGGCCTGGGCGATGCCCGCGCACCTGGTCACGCTCGACGCCTTCCCGCTGCTTG